A section of the Bryobacteraceae bacterium genome encodes:
- a CDS encoding glycoside hydrolase — protein sequence MMPHTYLVFVWHMHQPFYKDLATGEYQLPWTRMHALKDYYGMAAILDEFPKIRQTFNLVPSMLVQIEEYAEGRAADPFLRLALKPAEELTPPETEFILKYFFQANPGRVISRYPRYQELYEMWRAQHGDPAGLARRMGPGGLRDLQVLSQLAWFDEIFLETDAEVRALAARGRDYTLADQQLMGRKQQQICALVIPTYRRLAASGRIELSVTPFYHPILPLLCDSNIASVSQPGAPLPRRFRYPEDARVQMQSALDYARQKLGVEPAGMWPSEGGVSDEVLALGAELGVKWMATDNGVLGATLNRLAGISETCRPYVWRQGGREMRLIFRDHFLSDLIGFVYSRMDPAAAAHHFLERIRDNARVVHREGRDALIPIILDGENAWEYYERSGRPFLKTLYQLISQDPQISAVTVSEALERLPAVEIPRIHPGSWINANFEVWIGHEEDNLAWEYLLEARETYDRVTQGPEGASLSEADRQLAYQELLIAEGSDWCWWYGPHHHSENRAEFDQLFRSHLAQVYRALGRTPPASLSRPIGRVAVEAWQQAPRGFIEPAVDGEISSYFEWLGAGVYRPDTRQGAMHGRAALLEELRYGSDGSRLFVRADMKQSIAGGLAGLELRLTVRASNAETEFRFALTREGAHLSSMTGRGSRHALPHVSCAYLRIFECAVDLESIGAQPSAPLQIQVSLWRDGLPLEAAPPHGWIEFVPGEPAEWE from the coding sequence ATGATGCCGCACACCTATCTCGTCTTCGTCTGGCACATGCATCAGCCCTTTTACAAGGACCTGGCCACGGGAGAATACCAGCTTCCGTGGACGCGGATGCATGCGCTGAAGGACTACTACGGCATGGCGGCGATCCTAGACGAGTTCCCGAAAATCCGCCAGACCTTCAACCTGGTCCCCTCGATGCTCGTCCAGATCGAGGAATACGCCGAAGGGCGCGCGGCCGACCCTTTCCTTCGGCTGGCGCTCAAGCCCGCCGAGGAGCTGACCCCGCCCGAAACCGAGTTCATCCTGAAATACTTCTTCCAGGCCAACCCGGGGCGCGTCATCAGCCGCTATCCGCGCTATCAGGAACTGTACGAGATGTGGCGCGCGCAGCACGGCGACCCGGCCGGGCTGGCTCGCCGCATGGGCCCTGGCGGGCTGCGCGACCTCCAGGTGCTGTCACAACTGGCGTGGTTCGACGAGATCTTCCTCGAAACCGACGCCGAGGTCCGCGCCCTCGCCGCCAGAGGCCGCGACTACACGCTGGCCGACCAGCAGTTGATGGGACGCAAGCAGCAGCAGATCTGCGCCCTGGTGATTCCGACCTACCGGCGGCTGGCCGCCTCCGGACGGATCGAGCTTTCGGTTACGCCCTTCTACCACCCGATCCTGCCGCTGCTGTGCGACTCCAACATCGCCAGCGTGTCGCAGCCCGGCGCGCCCCTGCCACGCCGTTTCCGTTACCCCGAAGACGCGCGCGTCCAGATGCAGTCCGCGCTGGATTATGCGCGGCAGAAGCTGGGCGTCGAGCCAGCGGGCATGTGGCCGAGCGAGGGAGGCGTCTCAGACGAGGTCCTGGCGCTCGGCGCCGAACTCGGCGTGAAGTGGATGGCCACCGACAACGGCGTGCTGGGCGCCACGCTGAACCGGCTGGCCGGCATCAGCGAAACCTGCCGCCCGTACGTCTGGCGCCAGGGCGGCCGCGAAATGCGGCTGATCTTCCGCGACCACTTCCTGAGCGATCTGATCGGCTTCGTCTATTCCCGCATGGATCCGGCCGCGGCGGCGCATCACTTCCTTGAGCGCATCCGCGATAACGCCCGCGTGGTGCACCGCGAGGGGCGCGACGCGCTCATCCCCATCATCCTCGACGGCGAAAACGCCTGGGAATACTACGAGCGCAGCGGACGCCCGTTTCTCAAGACCCTCTACCAGCTGATCTCGCAGGATCCGCAGATTTCCGCCGTCACCGTGAGCGAGGCGCTCGAAAGGCTGCCCGCGGTGGAGATTCCGCGCATTCATCCGGGCTCCTGGATCAACGCCAACTTCGAGGTCTGGATCGGCCATGAGGAAGACAACCTCGCCTGGGAGTATCTGCTGGAAGCGCGCGAGACCTACGACCGCGTGACGCAGGGCCCTGAAGGCGCCTCGCTGAGCGAGGCGGACCGGCAGCTCGCCTATCAGGAGCTTCTCATTGCCGAGGGCAGCGACTGGTGCTGGTGGTACGGCCCGCACCATCACAGTGAGAATCGCGCCGAGTTTGACCAGCTTTTCCGCAGCCATCTGGCTCAGGTCTACCGCGCGCTCGGCAGGACGCCGCCGGCGTCGCTGTCGCGGCCCATCGGGCGGGTTGCGGTGGAGGCCTGGCAGCAGGCGCCCCGCGGATTCATCGAGCCGGCGGTCGACGGCGAAATTTCCAGCTATTTCGAGTGGCTGGGCGCGGGCGTCTACCGGCCGGACACGCGGCAGGGCGCCATGCATGGCCGTGCGGCGCTGCTCGAAGAGTTGCGCTACGGCAGCGACGGCAGCCGGCTGTTTGTGCGCGCTGACATGAAGCAGTCGATCGCCGGCGGCCTGGCCGGACTCGAGCTGCGGCTCACGGTCCGCGCCTCGAACGCCGAAACGGAGTTCCGCTTCGCGCTCACGCGCGAGGGCGCGCATCTGAGTTCCATGACCGGCCGAGGCTCGCGCCATGCGCTGCCGCACGTCTCCTGCGCCTACCTGAGGATCTTTGAGTGCGCCGTGGATCTTGAAAGCATTGGCGCCCAGCCTTCGGCGCCGTTGCAGATCCAGGTGTCACTGTGGCGCGATGGGCTGCCGCTGGAGGCCGCGCCGCCGCACGGCTGGATCGAGTTTGTGCCCGGCGAGCCCGCCGAGTGGGAATGA
- a CDS encoding hypothetical protein (possible pseudo, internal stop codon, frameshifted), with the protein MKRPVNLMKKLSAVLLFSCLSVWAGKAEDERLRAAATVLQEIMSIEDRAIPQDLFARARCAIIIPGAKKAGFIFGGKYGRGFASCRMPDGKGWTGPVGVRIEGGSFGLQIGVAEVDIVMLVMNQSGMERLLSSKFTLGADATAAAGPVGRSTSAQTDVTMRAEILAWSRSRGVFGGIMLQGATMRDDRDVDEALYGSNVDRKEVLRGKLGVPRAAQELISLLNKYSAYPNK; encoded by the coding sequence ATGAAGAGACCGGTGAATCTCATGAAGAAACTGTCAGCAGTGCTGTTGTTTTCGTGCCTGTCCGTGTGGGCGGGCAAAGCGGAGGACGAGCGTCTGAGGGCGGCGGCCACGGTCTTGCAGGAGATCATGTCGATTGAAGACAGGGCCATCCCGCAGGATCTGTTCGCCAGGGCGCGTTGCGCCATCATCATCCCGGGCGCCAAGAAGGCGGGCTTCATCTTTGGAGGCAAATACGGCCGCGGCTTTGCTTCCTGCCGCATGCCGGACGGCAAAGGATGGACCGGGCCGGTGGGCGTGCGGATTGAGGGCGGCAGTTTTGGGCTACAGATCGGCGTGGCGGAAGTGGACATCGTGATGCTGGTGATGAACCAGAGCGGCATGGAGCGGCTGCTTTCCAGCAAGTTCACGCTCGGTGCCGATGCCACCGCCGCCGCGGGCCCGGTGGGCCGCTCCACCAGCGCGCAGACGGACGTCACCATGCGCGCCGAGATCCTCGCCTGGTCGCGCTCGCGCGGCGTCTTCGGCGGCATCATGTTGCAGGGCGCCACGATGCGCGACGACCGGGACGTGGATGAGGCCCTTTACGGCTCCAATGTGGACCGAAAGGAAGTGCTGCGCGGCAAGCTCGGCGTGCCGCGGGCGGCGCAGGAACTGATCAGCCTGCTGAACAAGTACTCGGCCTATCCAAACAAATAA
- the hemY gene encoding protoporphyrinogen oxidase, with amino-acid sequence MAATAIIGGGITGLAAAYELTKAGAEIVLVEAEPRLGGVIQTEVVEGCVLEGGPDSFLAAKPAAEELIRELGLGNELISSLDEQRVTYVVRSGRLVPLPDGLMMMVPTRVLPLALSPLLGWGTKLRMGLEYFRRPRPAARDRSVAEFIADHYGQEAVDYLAEPLLAGVYGGSPDRLSVESVLTRFAELERRYGSLTRGVLAARRAARARGGQTAPLFRTLKNGLAQLTEELEKRIRPRARIVHARALAVEACEGGYRVVLDGGEIQAPGVILACPAWAAGALVRGLDARLAELLEGIEYTSSVTLALGYRREDCGCIPPGFGFLVPARERRALVACTFVGAKFPYRVPETHAVLRCFLGGAGGETVLEQNDADLIRQVRAELKELLGWDADPRFTRLRRWRRAMAQYGVGHAHRVDEIRARLRAQPGLELAGNAYEGIGVPDCIRTGRAAARALLAPSSAGGRRS; translated from the coding sequence GTGGCGGCAACGGCCATTATCGGCGGCGGCATCACCGGCCTGGCCGCGGCCTACGAGCTCACGAAGGCGGGGGCGGAAATTGTGCTCGTGGAGGCAGAACCCCGCCTTGGAGGAGTCATCCAGACGGAAGTTGTCGAAGGGTGCGTGCTGGAAGGGGGGCCGGACAGTTTCCTCGCGGCCAAACCGGCCGCCGAGGAGCTGATCCGTGAACTCGGTCTGGGCAACGAGCTGATCTCCTCGCTCGACGAGCAACGCGTCACCTATGTGGTTCGCAGCGGACGGCTGGTACCGCTGCCCGACGGCCTCATGATGATGGTGCCGACGCGCGTGCTGCCCCTGGCGCTTTCACCGCTCCTGGGCTGGGGCACGAAACTGCGGATGGGGCTCGAATATTTCCGCCGGCCGCGGCCCGCCGCCCGGGATCGCAGCGTGGCGGAGTTCATCGCTGACCACTACGGCCAGGAGGCGGTTGACTATCTGGCCGAGCCGCTGCTGGCGGGCGTCTATGGCGGCAGCCCGGACCGGCTGAGCGTGGAGAGCGTGCTGACGCGCTTTGCGGAACTCGAACGGAGATACGGGAGCCTGACGCGCGGCGTGCTCGCGGCGCGCCGCGCCGCGCGGGCGCGCGGCGGCCAGACCGCGCCTCTGTTCCGCACCCTGAAAAACGGCCTGGCTCAACTGACGGAGGAGCTCGAAAAACGTATCCGTCCGCGGGCCCGCATCGTGCACGCCCGGGCCCTCGCCGTCGAGGCCTGCGAGGGCGGCTACCGGGTGGTGCTCGATGGCGGGGAGATCCAGGCCCCCGGCGTCATCCTGGCCTGCCCGGCCTGGGCGGCGGGCGCGCTGGTGCGCGGGCTGGATGCCCGTCTGGCGGAACTGCTCGAAGGGATCGAGTACACCTCCTCGGTGACGCTTGCCCTTGGTTACCGGCGGGAAGACTGCGGGTGCATCCCGCCCGGCTTCGGGTTTCTGGTGCCCGCGCGCGAGCGCCGGGCGCTGGTGGCCTGCACGTTTGTGGGCGCGAAGTTTCCTTATCGCGTGCCGGAGACGCATGCCGTGCTGCGCTGCTTTCTGGGCGGCGCGGGCGGCGAGACGGTGCTGGAACAAAACGATGCCGATCTGATCCGGCAGGTCCGCGCCGAGCTGAAAGAGCTTCTGGGGTGGGACGCCGACCCGCGTTTCACGCGCCTGCGGCGCTGGCGGCGGGCGATGGCGCAGTACGGTGTGGGCCACGCGCACAGAGTCGACGAGATCCGCGCGCGGCTGCGCGCACAGCCAGGGCTCGAGCTGGCAGGCAACGCGTACGAAGGCATCGGCGTGCCGGACTGCATCCGCACCGGACGCGCTGCGGCGCGCGCTTTGCTGGCGCCATCGAGCGCCGGCGGCCGGCGGAGCTGA
- the hemE gene encoding uroporphyrinogen decarboxylase translates to MRVPPMSSRFLDACRRRPTDCRPVWFMRQAGRYLKEYRAIRARHSILEMCKRPDLAAQVTLQPVEILDVDAAIIFADLLLPLEPMGLHLKFVAGEGPVIENPVRTSHDVDVLSTSNTDELGYVGEAIRLVNAALGGKVPVIGFVGAPFTMASYMIEGGPSRHFLTTKTLMYRDETLWRRLMGKLVDVLAPYAVLQVAAGAKAIQVFDSWVGALGSDDYVRYVQPYSRALIERIRSTGVPVIHFGTGCAGYFKELHAAGGDVMGVDWRLNIDQAWMDINYRAAIQGNLDPAALFAPLPELKAKVIEILKRTGTRPGHIFNLGHGILPETPVENVKAVVQIVREFRP, encoded by the coding sequence ATGCGTGTACCTCCCATGAGCAGCCGTTTCCTTGATGCCTGCCGGCGCCGGCCGACCGATTGCCGGCCCGTCTGGTTCATGCGGCAGGCAGGCCGATATCTGAAGGAGTACCGGGCCATTCGAGCCCGCCACTCCATCCTTGAGATGTGCAAACGTCCGGACCTGGCCGCGCAGGTGACGCTGCAACCGGTCGAGATCCTCGACGTGGACGCGGCCATCATCTTCGCCGACCTGTTGCTCCCGCTCGAGCCGATGGGGCTGCACCTGAAGTTCGTGGCCGGCGAAGGGCCGGTGATCGAGAATCCGGTGCGTACATCGCATGACGTTGACGTGCTCTCGACTTCAAACACGGACGAGCTCGGCTACGTCGGCGAGGCGATCAGGCTGGTCAACGCCGCTCTTGGCGGCAAGGTGCCCGTCATCGGTTTTGTGGGCGCGCCATTCACCATGGCGAGCTACATGATCGAGGGCGGTCCGTCGCGGCACTTCCTGACGACGAAGACGCTGATGTACCGCGACGAGACGCTGTGGCGGCGGCTCATGGGCAAGCTGGTCGACGTGCTCGCGCCATACGCCGTCCTCCAGGTGGCCGCGGGCGCGAAAGCCATTCAGGTGTTCGACTCCTGGGTGGGCGCGCTCGGCTCGGACGACTATGTCCGCTACGTGCAGCCTTACTCGCGCGCGCTCATCGAGCGCATCCGCTCCACCGGCGTTCCGGTGATCCACTTCGGCACCGGCTGCGCAGGGTATTTCAAGGAACTCCACGCCGCCGGCGGCGACGTGATGGGCGTCGACTGGCGGCTCAACATCGACCAGGCGTGGATGGACATCAACTACCGCGCCGCCATTCAGGGCAACCTCGATCCGGCGGCGCTGTTCGCCCCGCTGCCGGAGCTGAAGGCGAAGGTCATCGAGATCCTCAAGCGCACCGGCACGAGGCCGGGCCACATCTTCAACCTCGGCCACGGCATTCTGCCGGAGACGCCGGTGGAGAACGTGAAGGCGGTGGTCCAGATCGTCAGGGAGTTCCGTCCGTAA